One stretch of Leishmania panamensis strain MHOM/PA/94/PSC-1 chromosome 29 sequence DNA includes these proteins:
- a CDS encoding RNA polymerase Rpc34 subunit, putative (TriTrypDB/GeneDB-style sysID: LpmP.29.1360): MSLLPSMTVEQRILHWLSTSAEEAIPYERLKRELQLGSSGGEGAVRQLMEQNRVRLRRGNGADTQIYISIVNNINESLSLVLDAVRASGAGGIDQTQLLSKVRMPKTELGKALTALTAKNLIKEHRSFTNRAKRIYTLFNIDPSSHITGGAMYCGEELDVAFVDEWRRELTRFVSTRRMVSFDQIKRHVEALQSTGGGRGGGSALPTPGLVVNHSSGTSTQPSKLPVVFTMIDSAVQRTVGGGPSSMPGMASSSSSYAVVSKQLSDLDLRILVHTLVLDGVLEMLIPATTEGVNTPQYQLAHGQSVMRHFTAQVRRPRQRCLSTGIEGPALQRARQENDLALGFPGHPSATPSSSPPAATGGGWSGFIPDIEGDGLSSSTMEVLSQSSLWEPAPVSQPSSKDAVDGWSYMPAVGFPCLGCPLLEQCSVSCRGVVNPKSCTYLKDWLS; encoded by the coding sequence ATGTCCCTCTTGCCTTCCATGACGGTGGAGCAGCGTATCTTGCACTggctctccacctccgccgaaGAGGCCATCCCTTATGAGCGACTCAAGAGGGAGCTGCAGCTCGGCTCCAgcgggggtgagggggcggtgcgccagctgatggagcagaatcgtgtgcgcctgcgccgcggcaaCGGTGCCGACACACAGATATACATCTCCATTGTAAACAACATTAACGAGAGCCTGTCCCTAGTCCTCGACGCGGTGCGGGCGAGCGGGGCCGGTGGAATTGATCAGACACAGCTGCTGAGTAAGGTGCGGATGCCCAAGACGGAGCTTGGCAAGGCTCTCACGGCGCTAACGGCGAAGAACCTCATTAAAGAGCATCGCTCTTTCACGAACCGTGCGAAGCGTATCTACACGCTCTTCAATATCGACCCCTCGTCACACATCACAGGGGGCGCCATGTACTGCGGTGAGGAGCTTGACGTCGCTTTTGTGGATGAATGGCGTCGAGAGCTGACGCGGTTTGTGTCAACACGACGAATGGTCAGCTTTGACCAGATCAAGCGTCATGTCGAAGCGCTGCAGAGCACTGGCGgtggtcgtggcggcggcagcgctcttCCCACCCCAGGCCTCGTCGTGAATCACTCGTCTGGCACATCCACACAGCCGTCCAAATTGCCCGTTGTCTTCACAATGATCGActcggcggtgcagcggacTGTCGGCGGCGGCCCGTCGTCGATGCCTGGCATGGCCTCCTCTAGTAGCAGCTATGCTGTTGTATCGAAGCAGCTTTCCGACCTGGACCTGCGCATCCTCGTCCACACACTTGTCCTCGATGGCGTACTGGAGATGCTTATTCCAGCCACCACTGAAGGTGTCAACACGCCTCAGTACCAGCTTGCCCACGGCCAGAGCGTGATGAGGCACTTCACAGCGCAGGTGCGGCGCCCTCGTCAACGCTGCTTGTCGACGGGTATAGAGGGaccggcgctgcagcgcgcgcgccaaGAGAATGACCTGGCGCTAGGATTTCCTGGGCACCCGTCTGCTActccgtcctcctcgccgccagctgctACAGGTGGTGGCTGGAGTGGGTTCATTCCCGACATTGAGGGCGACggactcagcagcagcacgatgGAGGTCCTGAGTCAGTCCAGCCTCTGGGAGCCGGCGCCCGTCTCGCAACCGTCTTCGAAAGACGCCGTAGATGGCTGGTCGTACATGCCGGCTGTGGGCTTCCCCTGCCTCGGGTGCCCCCTCCTGGAGCAGTGCTCTGTTTCATGCCGTGGCGTGGTGAATCCGAAGAGCTGCACCTACCTAAAAGATTGGCTAAGTTGA
- a CDS encoding serine/threonine-protein kinase, putative (TriTrypDB/GeneDB-style sysID: LpmP.29.1370) — protein sequence MSSPCPSSSSPLLASIASSLHSPSRDALQQPLLNRRPAPVRPRPREERSVCARPEKSVKGITQARAPPLQVVPVFDGEEEEPSTKRHHAEPESSPGRDSSSGSVSRSAVETAVVISAPLLSLSSTSSWAAPSSFRSLCTFTGECPVVGTWGARARLPDSPRSNHSGSNIASRSLSTASTHPMVNSTAADVLSSPSLGVAPPSLSATCSSIVSAYHGPRVVCSHPPPASASTVPVVLTEASTPLPVSSLPHRIRQHELRPADFRREEVLGEGSYSIVTLATHRASGLFFALKEIDRSRLRWRPLEAQLRWEINLQRTLRHPHIVRLYSYFITPDCINLVLEYCSGGTLLSRLRAAPQHRLSEGQASRYTRHVAKALVHLHELGVAHRDLKLENVLIDADGIAKLADFGWSRPVVHPLPSSGSAAPVRTAYDRKDAPLNGAEHDTSSEDPTERAAEGRRTVCGTLDYLSPEMVSGQAHSAKTDVWSLGVMLAEMLTGTPPFYTESTHQTLHAIQRLPPNLSASHPIRRGPVARGSGTTATADASLTLHEPVALSAGALSLIHAMLQKDPAARPTMSEVLSHPWLQKLVRKS from the coding sequence ATGTCATCGCCGTgcccctcctcatcctcacCTCTGCTAGCTAGCATAGCCAGCAGCCTTCACTCGCCGTCGAGagatgcactgcagcagccgctacTGAACCGGCGACCTGCCCCAGTGCGACCGCGTCCCCGCGAGGAGAGGAGCGTTTGCGCACGCCCAGAGAAGTCCGTCAAGGGTATCACCCAGGCCCGcgctccgccgctgcaggtTGTTCCGGTCTttgacggcgaggaggaagaaccTTCCACAAAGCGTCATCATGCAGAGCCAGAATCTAGCCCAGGAcgagacagcagcagcggctctgtTTCCCGGAGTGCGGTGGAGACAGCAGTCGTGATTTCCGCTCCGCTGCTTTCTCTGTCGAGCACCTCTTCGTGGGCGGCGCCTTCGtcttttcgttctctctgCACCTTCACCGGTGAGTGCCCGGTGGTGGGGACGTGGGGTGCACGGGCTCGTCTCCCAGACTCGCCACGAAGCAATCACTCAGGCAGCAATATCGCCTCGAGGAGCCTTTCGACCGCATCTACACACCCAATGGTGAATTCCACAGCGGCAGATGTCTTATCTTCTCCCTCGTTGGGGGTCGCGCCACCTTCGCTCTCTGCGACTTGCTCCTCCATTGTATCTGCTTACCATGGCCCACGCGTCGTATGCTCGCATCCGCCGCCTGCATCAGCGTCTACTGTACCTGTCGTACTCACTGAGGCATCCACACCGTTACCAGTGTCATCGCTGCCACACCGCATTCGCCAGCACGAGCTGCGCCCAGCGGACTTCCGTCGTGAGGAGGTGCTCGGTGAGGGGAGCTATTCGATCGTTACCCTCGCCACGCACCGTGCGTCGGGCCTATTCTTTGCGCTGAAGGAGATTGACCGCAGCCGCCTGCGATGGCGAccgctggaggcgcagctACGCTGGGAGATCAACCTGCAGCGAACGTTGCGCCACCCGCATATAGTGCGGCTCTACAGCTACTTCATTACACCAGACTGCATCAATCTTGTGCTAGAGTACTGCAGCGGCGGGACGCTGCTGAGCCGCTTGAGagctgcaccacagcaccgctTGTCGGAGGGGCAGGCATCCCGCTACACTCGTCACGTGGCAAAGGCGCTGGTGCATCTGCACGAGCTCGGAGTGGCGCACCGAGACCTGAAGCTGGAAAATGTGCTCATCGATGCGGACGGTATTGCCAAGCTGGCGGACTTCGGCTGGTCACGTCCTGTCGTGCATCCGTTGCCATCCAGCGGGTCAGCGGCTCCTGTTCGGACTGCTTACGACAGGAAAGATGCGCCGCTTAACGGCGCGGAGCACGATACAAGCAGCGAGGACCCAACGGAGAGGGCGGCGGAGGGTCGCCGCACCGTGTGTGGCACACTGGACTACCTCTCGCCTGAGATGGTCTCCGGTCAAGCACACTCGGCCAAAACAGATGTCTGGTCGCTCGGTGTTATGCTGGCAGAGATGTTGACAGGCACCCCACCGTTCTACACGGAGTCGACGCATCAGACATTGCACGCCATACAGCGGTTGCCGCCAAACCTCAGTGCTTCACACCCCATACGCCGCGGACCGGTGGCCCGTGGTAGCGgaaccaccgccactgccgatGCATCTCTGACTCTCCACGAACCGGTTGCCCTTTCTGCaggcgcgctctctctcattcACGCGATGCTCCAGAAGGATCCAGCAGCGCGGCCGACAATGTCCGAGGTGTTGTCCCACCCCTGGCTGCAAAAACTCGTGCGGAAGTCATGA